In Dermatophilus congolensis, a genomic segment contains:
- a CDS encoding DNA-3-methyladenine glycosylase I, with product MTPSPDLVTGEDGLARTPWAYGSEALLTYYDTEWGMPVRDERGMFERLSLEVFQAGLSWETILRKREAFRRAFDNFSPDSVCAFDDVDVERLVNDPAIVRHRGKIMATLTNARATCALRGRVLIHETQPATVAPEPIEGGQGLAELVWSYQPQITPEPFRLSEIPSASNESAALSAVLKKNGFVFVGPTSMYALMEAVGIVDTHLVGSHRRGASGVWRS from the coding sequence ATCACTCCCAGTCCCGACCTTGTCACCGGAGAAGACGGACTGGCACGGACGCCCTGGGCTTACGGCAGCGAAGCACTACTGACGTACTACGACACTGAATGGGGAATGCCTGTACGCGACGAAAGAGGCATGTTTGAGCGGCTATCTCTAGAAGTTTTCCAAGCAGGACTTTCCTGGGAAACCATCCTTCGCAAACGTGAAGCATTCCGCCGCGCATTCGATAACTTTTCCCCAGACTCAGTCTGCGCATTCGATGACGTCGACGTCGAACGCTTGGTGAACGACCCTGCAATCGTGCGGCATCGCGGAAAAATCATGGCCACGCTTACCAATGCCCGTGCCACCTGCGCACTACGCGGACGAGTGCTTATTCATGAAACACAACCAGCCACAGTTGCCCCCGAGCCAATCGAAGGAGGGCAAGGACTAGCCGAACTGGTGTGGTCCTACCAGCCACAGATAACCCCCGAACCCTTCCGCCTTAGCGAAATCCCCTCCGCATCAAACGAATCAGCAGCTCTGTCGGCTGTGCTGAAGAAAAACGGATTCGTGTTCGTTGGTCCTACATCCATGTACGCCCTCATGGAAGCAGTCGGCATCGTCGATACCCACCTGGTGGGTTCCCATCGCCGCGGCGCCTCCGGGGTATGGAGATCGTGA
- the gcvH gene encoding glycine cleavage system protein GcvH, translating into MSDLVYPENLQYTTDHEWVSITDGVARVGITSFAQDALGDIVYVSVPNIGDEVEVDGAAAEVESTKSVSDVNSPVGGEVTAVNEKLDESPELLNSDPYGEGWIFEVKLASADATADLLDAAAYKEMLD; encoded by the coding sequence ATGAGCGATCTCGTCTACCCCGAGAACCTGCAGTACACCACGGACCACGAGTGGGTCAGCATCACTGATGGTGTCGCCCGCGTCGGCATTACTTCGTTCGCCCAGGATGCTCTTGGTGACATCGTCTACGTATCCGTCCCCAACATTGGTGACGAGGTCGAGGTCGATGGCGCAGCCGCTGAGGTTGAGTCCACCAAGTCGGTCAGTGACGTCAACAGCCCTGTGGGTGGTGAAGTCACGGCAGTGAACGAGAAGCTAGACGAGAGCCCGGAGCTACTTAACTCCGACCCGTACGGAGAGGGCTGGATCTTTGAGGTAAAGCTTGCTTCTGCGGATGCCACGGCTGACCTTCTCGATGCAGCGGCATACAAGGAGATGCTCGACTGA
- the ppk2 gene encoding polyphosphate kinase 2 produces MSTNEGTTQTNRNKPAKLNKKAYEKELRRLQTELVAFQQWVIESGERALLIFEGRDAAGKGSAIKRITEHLNPRHARVVALPAPTEREKTQWYFQRYVTHLPAAGEIVIFDRSWYNRAGVERVMGFCTDVEYQRFLHQTPDFERMLVEDGIRLLKYWFSVSDEEQQARFRSRATDPMRRWKLSPMDVESINRWEEYSRAKDAMFAATDLPGARWITIESEDKKRSRINVINDILTRIPWKRLPDHGITIPPRPAATSKNYTRPDRSTFLYAPDIAASLERHPKNH; encoded by the coding sequence ATGTCGACGAATGAGGGAACCACACAAACGAACCGAAACAAACCTGCCAAGCTCAATAAAAAAGCCTACGAAAAAGAACTACGCCGCCTGCAAACCGAACTCGTCGCATTTCAACAATGGGTAATAGAAAGCGGCGAACGCGCACTCCTCATCTTTGAAGGTCGCGATGCCGCGGGCAAAGGCAGCGCCATCAAACGCATCACTGAACACCTCAACCCCCGTCACGCCCGCGTCGTAGCCTTGCCTGCCCCCACCGAACGCGAGAAGACACAGTGGTACTTCCAGCGGTACGTCACCCACTTGCCTGCGGCGGGCGAAATAGTCATTTTCGACAGGTCCTGGTACAACCGCGCCGGAGTGGAACGCGTCATGGGATTCTGCACCGACGTCGAATATCAGCGCTTCCTCCACCAAACCCCAGACTTTGAACGCATGCTCGTTGAAGATGGCATACGCCTGCTCAAATATTGGTTCTCCGTCTCCGATGAAGAACAACAAGCTCGCTTCCGATCCCGCGCTACCGATCCCATGCGCCGCTGGAAACTCTCCCCTATGGACGTCGAATCCATCAACCGATGGGAAGAATACTCCCGCGCAAAAGACGCCATGTTCGCAGCTACTGACCTACCAGGAGCCCGCTGGATCACCATCGAAAGCGAAGACAAAAAGCGCTCCCGCATCAACGTGATCAACGACATCCTCACCCGCATCCCCTGGAAACGTCTCCCAGACCACGGGATCACCATCCCGCCCCGCCCCGCAGCCACAAGCAAGAACTACACTCGCCCAGACCGCTCCACCTTTCTCTACGCCCCCGACATCGCCGCCAGCCTCGAACGCCACCCCAAAAACCACTAA
- a CDS encoding bifunctional nuclease family protein: MRDLDVLGVRVETPTNQPIVLLREREGDRYLPVWIGAAEAAAIAFAQQGVEPPRPLTHDLLRDVITGLGVLLNEVQIVKLEDKVFYADLIFSNGVRVSSRTSDAIALALRTESPIRVVDEVMDEAGVIVDDDRDDEVEKFREFLDNVSPEDFDTEGGPEEPAGDDLNPK; encoded by the coding sequence GTGCGTGACCTCGATGTGCTTGGCGTAAGAGTGGAAACCCCTACCAATCAACCCATCGTTCTCCTGCGTGAACGTGAGGGGGACCGTTACTTACCTGTCTGGATTGGTGCTGCAGAAGCTGCCGCGATCGCTTTCGCTCAACAAGGCGTTGAACCACCCCGCCCTTTAACCCATGACCTGTTGCGAGATGTCATCACTGGCCTTGGCGTTCTTCTTAACGAGGTGCAAATCGTCAAGCTCGAAGACAAGGTTTTTTATGCCGACCTCATCTTCAGCAATGGCGTGCGAGTGAGCTCACGCACCTCTGATGCGATCGCTTTAGCGTTGCGAACAGAATCACCGATCCGCGTGGTCGATGAAGTGATGGATGAGGCGGGAGTCATCGTCGATGACGACCGTGACGACGAGGTCGAAAAATTCAGGGAGTTCCTCGATAACGTCTCTCCCGAAGATTTCGACACTGAAGGTGGCCCTGAAGAACCCGCAGGGGATGACCTGAACCCGAAGTAG
- a CDS encoding FHA domain-containing protein — protein MSDSTPQNFGAPRTDPATMQFTGINIPESADVDYGLRDEDRTTAEALRPGTALLIVLRGPNRGARFLLDSAVTTVGRHTDSDIFLDDVTVSRRHAIFEYKDGFFHVRDVASLNGTYVNQEMTDSAVLRSGDQVQVGKFRLLFLAKDEI, from the coding sequence GTGAGCGACAGCACCCCGCAGAATTTCGGAGCCCCACGCACCGACCCTGCGACCATGCAGTTCACCGGCATAAATATCCCGGAAAGCGCCGACGTCGACTACGGCCTCCGAGACGAAGACCGCACCACTGCCGAGGCTCTCCGTCCAGGAACTGCCCTGCTCATCGTCTTGCGCGGCCCTAACCGCGGAGCACGTTTCCTGCTCGACTCTGCCGTGACAACTGTGGGGCGCCACACAGACAGTGACATCTTTCTCGATGACGTCACTGTTTCTCGACGGCACGCAATTTTCGAGTACAAGGACGGCTTCTTCCACGTTCGTGACGTCGCTTCTCTCAACGGGACCTACGTGAACCAAGAAATGACCGACTCGGCGGTCTTGCGCAGCGGCGACCAGGTTCAGGTCGGTAAGTTCCGTCTTCTTTTCCTCGCCAAGGATGAGATCTGA
- a CDS encoding MerR family transcriptional regulator has product MGKDNEMPGTEPALTLPSASPPEQVSAEDPQALPTDAGFRGPVACKAVGITYRQLDYWARTGLVEPSVRSAAGSGSQRLYSFSDVLVLKVVKRLLDTGVSLQQIRNAVDALRQRGIHDLEQVTLMSDGATVYECTSNDEVIDLLQGGQGVFGIAIGRVWREVEGDLAELPAERLGEPAAPTEPAIDELSARREARKTG; this is encoded by the coding sequence ATGGGTAAGGACAATGAAATGCCGGGCACTGAACCGGCTCTCACCCTTCCCTCGGCCTCACCTCCAGAACAGGTTTCTGCCGAGGACCCGCAGGCGCTTCCTACAGATGCTGGGTTCCGTGGACCTGTCGCCTGCAAAGCTGTAGGAATCACCTACCGGCAGTTGGATTACTGGGCACGCACTGGTTTGGTAGAGCCTTCAGTGCGTAGCGCTGCCGGATCTGGCAGTCAGCGTCTTTATAGCTTCAGCGATGTCCTCGTCCTCAAAGTAGTGAAAAGGCTGCTAGACACGGGGGTTTCGCTCCAGCAAATCCGAAACGCTGTCGATGCTCTTCGCCAACGCGGTATTCATGATCTTGAGCAAGTCACCCTTATGAGTGATGGGGCCACCGTGTACGAATGCACCAGTAACGATGAGGTTATTGACCTTCTCCAAGGCGGTCAGGGTGTGTTCGGTATCGCTATTGGGCGAGTGTGGCGTGAAGTCGAGGGTGACCTTGCTGAACTGCCGGCCGAGCGCCTCGGTGAACCGGCTGCACCAACCGAACCAGCCATTGATGAGCTCTCTGCCCGCCGCGAGGCCCGCAAAACCGGTTGA
- the ftsR gene encoding transcriptional regulator FtsR codes for MSGAEHEETTKGESFTIGAVVDLLSEEFPDLTISKIRFLESKQLVTPARSPSGYRHFRTSDVERIRYILRAQRDNFWPLKVIREALDAMDRGLEPALTLGSTPTAPAVEPPSVPGAAELLTPPNKLRITLAELARSAHTSEAYIESLVGYGLIVPDEAGHVDGYAIPVATSAAVLASYGLEPRHLRTFRTAAEREVGLAQQLNPRHDDDSGAERLGEMLHEFLTLHAALVQAGVARSRHP; via the coding sequence GTGTCCGGTGCAGAGCACGAGGAAACGACTAAAGGAGAATCGTTCACGATCGGCGCGGTTGTTGATCTGCTATCCGAGGAATTCCCGGATCTCACGATCAGCAAAATCCGGTTTTTGGAGTCCAAGCAGCTGGTAACCCCTGCCCGTTCTCCTTCCGGATATCGACACTTCCGCACATCTGATGTGGAACGCATCCGGTACATCCTGCGTGCTCAACGCGACAATTTTTGGCCACTGAAGGTCATCAGGGAAGCCCTCGATGCAATGGATCGAGGGCTGGAACCTGCCCTCACACTCGGCTCGACTCCCACCGCTCCAGCTGTGGAGCCCCCCTCCGTTCCCGGTGCAGCAGAACTCCTCACCCCACCAAACAAACTGCGCATCACTCTGGCTGAGTTAGCTCGATCTGCGCACACCTCAGAGGCCTACATCGAATCTCTTGTCGGATACGGCCTCATCGTCCCTGACGAGGCTGGACACGTCGATGGTTACGCCATCCCTGTTGCTACTTCAGCAGCAGTACTGGCCTCTTACGGGCTTGAGCCTCGCCACTTGCGGACATTCCGCACCGCTGCTGAACGTGAAGTAGGACTAGCGCAACAGCTCAACCCCCGCCACGACGATGACAGCGGCGCAGAACGTCTCGGAGAGATGCTGCACGAATTCCTCACCCTCCACGCCGCATTAGTGCAGGCAGGAGTGGCGCGCTCACGTCACCCCTGA
- a CDS encoding methyl-accepting chemotaxis protein: protein MTTEATGKKPISITVKIALVGLVGLIGALLIGGGALLAIRQISNVNDEQNIALRVEKAALGMQTHNLDISGWQLGVLGDVYRLGAKRALSGEDAYNAKGFDKARASLEADLKAFPRADITNDERKQLDTVEAGYKEFFDAEAEVRTLYATENRAKIDQAAGEINGGKTGQAFTKIADASDALAASATTRATALSEQKNSVIAFVPWVIIAITIVLAGLIALTARMIALPIARSLHSVRDSLIAMSHNNLTVPADITTHDEVGETAQALEQSRTAMIGIITRVMEAAQDVADNAQNLTALSQNVGTAAVNSFSELDSTAREASNVDKNIQTVAAGTEEMTASIREIAKSTNAAAAIATQAVHAAETANAAVTQLGTSSAEIGEVVKTITGIAEQTNLLALNATIEAARAGESGKGFAVVANEVKDLARETSQATENIGLRVETIQNDTHAAVNAINEIASIIAQIHDSQGTIASAVEEQTATTNEMSRSVNDAARGAGSIAQNVERTAQSSRSTSSTTERISEEIARLANGSANLRELVSHFHV from the coding sequence TTGACCACGGAAGCAACCGGTAAAAAACCCATCAGCATCACCGTCAAGATCGCGCTCGTTGGACTCGTTGGACTCATTGGGGCCCTCCTTATCGGCGGCGGCGCCCTGTTGGCAATCCGTCAGATCAGCAACGTCAACGACGAACAAAACATAGCGCTGCGTGTCGAAAAAGCTGCCCTGGGTATGCAAACCCACAACCTGGACATTTCTGGCTGGCAACTCGGCGTTCTCGGTGATGTTTACCGCCTCGGCGCCAAACGAGCACTCAGCGGCGAGGATGCTTACAACGCCAAAGGATTCGACAAAGCCCGCGCCTCTCTTGAAGCAGACCTCAAAGCCTTCCCTCGAGCCGACATCACCAACGATGAACGAAAACAGCTCGACACCGTCGAAGCAGGCTACAAAGAGTTCTTTGACGCCGAAGCCGAAGTACGCACGCTGTACGCCACCGAAAACAGAGCAAAAATTGACCAAGCCGCTGGCGAAATCAACGGCGGCAAAACCGGACAAGCCTTCACAAAAATTGCTGACGCCTCCGATGCGCTTGCTGCCTCAGCAACCACTCGCGCTACAGCGTTGAGTGAACAAAAAAATTCCGTGATCGCCTTCGTGCCCTGGGTGATCATCGCCATCACCATTGTCCTAGCTGGACTGATTGCTCTCACCGCTCGCATGATCGCCCTGCCTATCGCACGATCACTGCACTCAGTCCGCGACTCGCTCATTGCCATGTCACACAACAACCTCACCGTGCCAGCTGATATCACGACCCATGACGAAGTCGGTGAAACTGCCCAAGCACTCGAACAATCCCGTACCGCGATGATCGGCATCATTACCCGCGTCATGGAAGCAGCCCAAGACGTCGCCGACAATGCCCAGAACCTCACCGCGCTCTCCCAAAACGTCGGTACCGCTGCCGTCAACAGCTTCTCCGAACTTGACTCCACCGCCCGCGAAGCCAGCAACGTCGACAAAAACATCCAAACCGTCGCAGCTGGCACCGAAGAAATGACCGCATCAATTCGCGAGATCGCCAAATCCACCAACGCCGCCGCCGCTATCGCCACTCAAGCCGTGCACGCTGCCGAAACCGCAAACGCCGCTGTAACCCAACTCGGAACGAGCTCCGCCGAAATCGGCGAAGTTGTCAAAACAATCACCGGTATCGCGGAACAAACCAACCTACTGGCCCTCAATGCCACCATCGAAGCCGCCCGCGCCGGAGAATCAGGTAAAGGCTTCGCCGTGGTGGCCAATGAAGTCAAAGATCTCGCCCGAGAAACCAGCCAAGCCACCGAAAATATCGGACTGCGCGTCGAAACCATCCAAAACGACACCCATGCCGCTGTGAACGCCATCAACGAAATCGCAAGCATCATCGCCCAGATCCACGACTCGCAAGGCACCATTGCCTCCGCCGTCGAAGAACAAACCGCCACCACCAACGAAATGAGCCGCAGCGTCAACGACGCTGCTCGCGGAGCCGGAAGCATCGCACAGAACGTCGAACGCACCGCCCAGTCATCCCGTAGCACCTCTAGCACCACAGAACGGATATCTGAAGAAATCGCACGACTAGCCAATGGCAGTGCCAACCTGCGCGAACTTGTTAGTCACTTCCACGTCTAA
- the der gene encoding bifunctional cytidylate kinase/GTPase Der: MSKNEPLVIAIDGPSGTGKSSVSREVAAMFGIDYLDTGAMYRSLAWFCLDKGIDFEDVAAVGAAARDLPLEIVTDPGAPAVFVDGVDVSQEIRSSRVSGVVSKVAAVPAVREELIARQRAIMAECAADGGVVAEGRDITTVVAPDATVRILLTASEQARLQRRATQEAELSGGDSVVTDRTRAEVVGRDAQDSAVTSFVDPAPGVTLLDTTDLDYEGSVRAVVAIVASEADFIGDSDDDGIYEFDAAGADDVAQDADSSGVEVVYVPEGASGSLPRGGDTDEDAGVARALRAGLEEFDLDDADLALVDGQFDPDAQEDGEGAAPVVAVIGRPNVGKSTLVNRIIGRREAVVEDVPGVTRDRVAYDAEWAGTKFTLVDTGGWEVDATGIHLRVAEQAEIAVGLCDAVLFVVDATVGATDTDEAVVRLLRRSGKPVVLVANKVDDMRGEADAAALWSLGLGQPWPVSALHGRGTGDALEALMGVLPQESQVEGAYRRGGPRRVALLGRPNVGKSSLLNRLAGEERVVVDNVAGTTRDPVDEFIELGGTTWRFVDTAGIRRRVHLTRGADFYASLRTRTALEKAEVAVVLIDAHEPISEQDIRIVQQVVDAGRAVVIAYNKWDLIDEERRYYLEREIERELVQIAWAPRVNASALTGRHVQKLVPALEQSLASWDTRVPTGRLNALLGEIVAAHPHPVRGGKQPRILFATQASTRPPRFVLFANGFIEAGYRRFLERRLREEFGFVGSPIEISVRVKEKRRRKEK; the protein is encoded by the coding sequence ATGAGTAAGAACGAGCCCCTGGTCATCGCTATCGACGGCCCTTCCGGAACCGGTAAGTCCAGCGTGTCCCGTGAGGTGGCCGCCATGTTCGGTATCGATTATCTGGACACGGGGGCGATGTATCGGTCGTTGGCTTGGTTCTGCCTGGATAAGGGCATTGATTTTGAGGATGTTGCTGCGGTGGGTGCGGCGGCTCGGGATTTGCCTTTGGAGATTGTGACTGATCCGGGTGCGCCGGCGGTGTTTGTTGATGGTGTTGATGTTTCGCAGGAGATTCGTTCTTCTCGGGTCTCTGGTGTGGTTTCGAAGGTGGCGGCTGTTCCTGCGGTGCGGGAGGAGTTGATTGCTCGTCAGCGCGCGATTATGGCTGAATGCGCTGCTGATGGGGGAGTGGTAGCTGAGGGGCGGGACATCACTACGGTGGTTGCTCCGGATGCGACGGTGCGGATTTTGCTTACTGCTAGTGAGCAGGCGCGCCTGCAGCGTCGGGCAACGCAGGAGGCGGAGCTTTCTGGCGGCGATTCGGTGGTGACGGACCGTACGCGTGCGGAGGTTGTTGGTCGGGATGCGCAGGATTCGGCAGTGACGTCGTTCGTTGACCCTGCTCCTGGGGTGACGTTGTTGGACACCACCGACCTTGATTACGAGGGTTCGGTGCGTGCGGTGGTGGCGATTGTTGCTTCTGAGGCTGATTTCATCGGTGATAGTGATGATGACGGCATCTATGAGTTTGATGCTGCGGGTGCTGATGATGTGGCGCAGGATGCTGATTCTTCTGGTGTGGAGGTTGTGTACGTACCTGAGGGCGCTTCAGGTTCGTTACCTCGGGGTGGGGACACTGATGAGGATGCGGGTGTAGCGCGCGCCCTTCGTGCTGGTCTGGAAGAGTTCGATCTTGATGATGCTGATTTGGCTTTGGTTGATGGTCAGTTTGACCCGGATGCGCAGGAAGATGGTGAAGGTGCCGCGCCGGTGGTGGCGGTGATTGGGCGCCCAAATGTGGGTAAGTCCACGTTGGTGAACCGCATCATTGGACGCCGTGAGGCGGTTGTGGAGGATGTTCCTGGGGTGACGCGTGACCGTGTCGCTTATGACGCGGAGTGGGCGGGGACGAAGTTCACTTTGGTGGATACCGGTGGCTGGGAGGTTGATGCCACGGGGATTCATCTGCGGGTGGCTGAGCAGGCCGAGATTGCGGTTGGCTTGTGTGACGCAGTGCTGTTTGTGGTTGATGCCACGGTGGGGGCCACGGACACCGATGAGGCGGTTGTGCGGTTGTTACGTCGTTCGGGTAAGCCGGTGGTTCTTGTGGCGAACAAGGTTGATGACATGCGTGGTGAGGCTGATGCTGCCGCGTTGTGGTCGTTGGGCTTGGGGCAGCCGTGGCCTGTTTCGGCGTTGCATGGCCGGGGGACTGGTGATGCGTTGGAGGCGCTGATGGGGGTGCTTCCGCAGGAATCTCAGGTTGAGGGTGCGTATCGGCGTGGGGGGCCGCGCCGTGTGGCGTTGTTGGGGCGCCCGAATGTGGGTAAGTCGAGTTTGTTGAACCGTTTGGCTGGTGAGGAGCGTGTGGTCGTCGATAACGTGGCGGGCACGACGCGTGATCCGGTGGATGAGTTCATTGAGTTGGGCGGGACGACGTGGCGTTTCGTTGATACTGCTGGTATTCGTCGTCGTGTTCATCTGACTCGTGGTGCGGATTTTTATGCGTCGTTGCGTACGCGTACGGCCTTGGAAAAGGCCGAGGTCGCGGTGGTGTTGATTGATGCGCATGAGCCCATCAGTGAGCAGGATATTCGGATTGTTCAGCAGGTTGTTGATGCCGGCCGTGCTGTGGTGATCGCTTATAACAAGTGGGATCTCATTGATGAGGAGCGTCGCTACTACTTGGAGCGGGAGATTGAGCGGGAGCTAGTGCAGATCGCATGGGCTCCGCGGGTAAATGCTTCGGCGTTGACGGGGCGGCATGTGCAGAAGTTGGTTCCTGCGTTGGAGCAGTCGTTGGCTTCGTGGGATACGCGGGTGCCGACGGGTCGATTGAATGCGTTGTTGGGCGAGATTGTTGCTGCGCATCCGCACCCGGTTCGTGGCGGTAAGCAGCCGCGTATTTTGTTCGCGACGCAGGCTTCGACGCGTCCGCCGCGTTTTGTGTTGTTTGCTAATGGTTTTATCGAGGCGGGGTATCGCCGTTTCTTGGAGCGCAGGCTGCGTGAGGAGTTCGGCTTTGTGGGAAGCCCGATTGAGATTTCGGTTCGGGTGAAGGAGAAACGTCGCCGTAAAGAGAAGTGA